The following coding sequences are from one Streptomyces venezuelae window:
- a CDS encoding NUDIX hydrolase, whose product MTGDRGPAPDPSEEMITIVDEHDEVVGESRRGEAYARGLRHRCAFILARDAEGRVFVHRRTPTKLVFPSLYDMFVGGVVGAGESCDDAALREAEEELGVHGLPRPTPLFKFLYDDGAGKTWWSYLYEVRCELPVRPQVEEVAWHAFITEDELERRLGEWEWVPDGLDAYHRLRAFRAA is encoded by the coding sequence ATGACCGGCGACCGCGGGCCCGCGCCCGACCCCAGCGAAGAGATGATCACCATCGTCGACGAGCACGACGAGGTGGTCGGCGAATCCCGGCGCGGCGAGGCGTACGCGCGCGGGCTGCGCCACCGTTGCGCGTTCATCCTGGCGCGCGACGCCGAGGGACGCGTCTTCGTGCACCGCCGCACCCCGACCAAGCTGGTCTTCCCCTCGCTGTACGACATGTTCGTCGGCGGGGTGGTCGGCGCCGGGGAGTCCTGCGACGACGCGGCGCTGCGCGAGGCGGAGGAGGAGCTCGGCGTCCACGGACTGCCGCGCCCCACCCCGCTGTTCAAGTTCCTGTACGACGACGGGGCGGGGAAGACCTGGTGGTCGTACCTCTACGAAGTCCGCTGCGAGCTGCCCGTGCGGCCGCAGGTCGAAGAGGTAGCCTGGCACGCGTTCATCACGGAGGACGAGCTGGAGCGGCGGCTCGGCGAGTGGGAGTGGGTGCCCGACGGGCTCGACGCCTACCACCGGCTGAGGGCCTTCCGCGCGGCATGA
- a CDS encoding YidH family protein translates to MSTFVQSLKLWFAPERIREDGDTPDYRFSLANERTFLAWLRTALALIGGGFAVDQFLPDLRWGWRIGLALALLVSGVLCALRAVNHWVRCERAMRRGDDLPSSRFPTVLSLAVAVVALAMVVVVLFGWEG, encoded by the coding sequence GTGAGCACTTTCGTACAGAGCCTGAAGCTGTGGTTCGCGCCCGAGCGGATCCGCGAGGACGGCGACACCCCGGACTACCGCTTCTCCCTCGCCAACGAACGCACCTTCCTGGCCTGGCTGCGCACCGCGCTCGCGCTGATCGGCGGCGGCTTCGCCGTGGACCAGTTCCTGCCGGACCTGCGCTGGGGGTGGCGGATCGGGCTCGCGCTCGCACTGCTCGTCTCGGGGGTCCTGTGCGCGCTGCGCGCGGTCAACCACTGGGTGCGCTGCGAGCGGGCCATGCGGCGCGGCGACGACCTGCCGTCCAGCCGCTTCCCGACGGTGCTGAGCCTGGCGGTCGCGGTGGTCGCGCTCGCCATGGTGGTGGTCGTGCTGTTCGGGTGGGAGGGGTGA
- a CDS encoding DUF202 domain-containing protein, with the protein MTQAAGQGSAQVRDPGLQPERTRLAWRRTTLSCTVAAVLAARAVLHDGATAFGVLACALCLLLWLGFLAVAHRRMVTLTAPRPRTMSLGAARAAALCTVALAVCAVVMLI; encoded by the coding sequence GTGACGCAGGCGGCCGGTCAGGGGTCCGCGCAGGTCCGTGACCCCGGGCTGCAGCCGGAGCGCACCCGTCTCGCGTGGCGGCGTACCACCCTGTCGTGCACGGTGGCCGCGGTGCTCGCCGCCCGCGCGGTCCTGCACGACGGGGCCACGGCGTTCGGCGTGCTCGCCTGCGCCCTGTGCCTGCTGCTCTGGCTCGGCTTCCTGGCGGTGGCCCACCGCCGGATGGTCACGCTGACGGCGCCCCGGCCCCGCACGATGTCACTGGGGGCGGCGCGGGCGGCGGCGCTGTGCACGGTGGCGCTGGCGGTGTGCGCGGTGGTGATGCTGATCTGA
- a CDS encoding NADP-dependent oxidoreductase, translating to MKAISYRSYGGPEVLEYGEVRDPKVGPDSVLVKVRAAAVNPVDWKCREGHLDGLLDPVFPVIPGWDVSGVVVQPGAAAPEFAVGDEVIGYVREDFLSRGTFAEYVAAPIRTLARKPRNLTFEEAAGLPLAGLTAYQVINQALEVTEGDVVLVHAAAGGVGSIAVQLARHAGARVIGTASERNHDYLRDLGAEPVTYGDGLVDRVRGLAPEGVDAAFDPVGGDTLKASAELLSPGGRLASIADGGVIGLGGHYCFVRPVAADLQRLSELAEQDVVTVHVDRTFPLERAAEAHRLSEEGRTRGKIVVTVEWKE from the coding sequence ATGAAGGCGATCAGTTACCGCAGCTACGGCGGGCCCGAAGTCCTCGAGTACGGGGAGGTGCGCGACCCCAAGGTCGGCCCCGACTCCGTCCTGGTGAAGGTCCGTGCCGCCGCCGTGAACCCCGTCGACTGGAAGTGCAGGGAGGGCCACCTCGACGGTCTCCTGGACCCCGTCTTCCCCGTGATCCCCGGCTGGGACGTCTCCGGCGTGGTGGTCCAACCGGGCGCGGCGGCACCGGAGTTCGCGGTGGGGGACGAGGTCATCGGCTACGTACGCGAGGACTTCCTCTCCCGCGGCACCTTCGCGGAGTACGTCGCCGCGCCGATCCGCACCCTCGCCCGCAAGCCACGCAACCTCACCTTCGAGGAGGCCGCGGGGCTGCCCCTCGCCGGCCTCACCGCGTACCAGGTCATCAACCAGGCGCTCGAGGTCACCGAGGGCGACGTCGTCCTCGTGCACGCGGCGGCGGGCGGCGTCGGCTCGATCGCCGTGCAGCTGGCCCGGCACGCGGGTGCCCGCGTCATCGGCACCGCGAGCGAACGCAACCACGACTACCTGCGCGACCTTGGCGCCGAGCCGGTCACGTACGGGGACGGTCTGGTGGACCGGGTCCGCGGACTGGCCCCGGAGGGCGTCGACGCGGCGTTCGACCCGGTGGGCGGCGACACGCTGAAGGCGTCCGCGGAGCTCCTCTCGCCGGGCGGCCGCCTCGCGTCCATCGCGGACGGCGGAGTGATCGGCCTCGGCGGCCACTACTGCTTCGTACGTCCCGTCGCCGCGGACCTCCAGCGCCTGTCCGAACTCGCCGAGCAGGACGTCGTGACCGTCCACGTGGACAGGACGTTCCCGCTGGAGCGGGCGGCCGAGGCGCACCGGCTGAGCGAGGAGGGCCGGACGAGGGGGAAGATCGTGGTGACGGTGGAGTGGAAGGAGTGA